One segment of Bradyrhizobium sp. WD16 DNA contains the following:
- a CDS encoding 8-oxoguanine deaminase gives MTATKPIWIKDPLAILADGAERGIVIQDGRIVELVAAGREPQTRDTVAFDAAQHVVVPGLINTHHHFYQTLTRALPAAMDRELFPWLKALYPVWARLTPQALDLAVTVAMAELLLSGCTTTTDHHYLFPRGLEDAVDIEVAAARRLGLRVLLTRGSMNLSERDGGLPPDSVVQDEDLILADSVRVVERFHERGEDAMVQIALAPCSPFSVTTSLMRATAELAARLDVRLHTHLAETQDENEFCQQLYGCRPLDYLEDCGWLNERTWLAHGIHFNDDEGRRIARAKTTISHCACSNQLLASGCCPVCDLEEAGVAIGLGVDGSASNDGSNLIQEVRSAFLLQRARYGVSRVSHKDALRWATQGSAACIGRPELGRIEAGKIADLALFRLDELRFSGHGDPLAALVLCGGHRADRVMVGGRWAVENGAIAGLDIADLIRRHSVAAAALRAG, from the coding sequence GTGACTGCCACAAAACCGATCTGGATCAAGGATCCGCTGGCGATCCTCGCGGACGGCGCCGAGCGCGGCATTGTGATCCAGGACGGACGCATCGTCGAGCTGGTGGCGGCCGGCCGCGAGCCGCAGACGCGCGACACGGTCGCCTTCGACGCCGCGCAACACGTGGTGGTCCCCGGGCTGATCAATACCCATCATCATTTCTACCAGACCCTGACGCGGGCGCTGCCGGCGGCGATGGACCGCGAACTGTTTCCCTGGCTCAAGGCGCTCTATCCGGTCTGGGCCCGTCTGACGCCGCAAGCGCTGGACCTCGCCGTGACGGTCGCCATGGCCGAGCTTCTGCTGTCAGGCTGCACCACCACCACCGATCATCACTATCTCTTTCCCCGGGGCCTCGAAGACGCCGTCGACATCGAGGTGGCGGCGGCGCGCCGGCTCGGCCTTCGCGTGCTGCTGACGCGCGGCTCGATGAACCTGTCCGAGCGAGACGGCGGCCTGCCGCCGGACAGCGTGGTCCAGGACGAGGACTTAATCCTCGCCGACAGCGTCCGGGTGGTGGAGCGCTTCCACGAGCGCGGCGAGGACGCCATGGTGCAGATCGCGCTGGCGCCGTGTTCGCCGTTCTCGGTGACGACCTCGTTGATGCGCGCCACCGCCGAGCTCGCGGCGCGGCTCGACGTCCGGCTGCACACCCATCTCGCCGAGACGCAGGACGAGAACGAGTTCTGCCAGCAGCTCTACGGCTGCCGACCGCTGGATTATCTCGAGGACTGCGGCTGGCTCAATGAGCGCACCTGGCTCGCCCACGGCATTCATTTCAACGATGACGAAGGCCGGCGGATCGCCAGGGCGAAGACCACCATCAGCCATTGCGCCTGCAGCAACCAGCTGCTCGCCTCCGGCTGCTGTCCGGTCTGCGATCTCGAGGAGGCGGGGGTGGCGATCGGCCTCGGCGTCGACGGCTCCGCCTCCAACGACGGCTCCAACCTGATCCAGGAAGTGCGCTCCGCCTTCCTGTTGCAGCGGGCGCGCTACGGCGTTTCCAGGGTCAGCCACAAGGACGCGCTGCGCTGGGCGACGCAGGGATCCGCCGCCTGCATCGGCCGGCCCGAACTCGGCCGCATCGAGGCCGGCAAGATCGCCGATCTCGCGCTGTTCAGGCTGGACGAACTGCGCTTCTCCGGCCATGGCGATCCGCTGGCCGCGCTCGTGCTGTGCGGCGGCCATCGCGCCGACCGCGTCATGGTCGGCGGCCGCTGGGCGGTGGAGAACGGCGCCATCGCCGGCCTCGACATCGCCGATCTGATCCGCCGCCATTCGGTCGCGGCGGCGGCGCTGCGGGCGGGGTGA
- a CDS encoding ABC transporter permease encodes MALVLEKRAERSTLAALTSPAIAIVLTLATMAILFAAIGKSPLAALSAYFVEPLTDSYSLQEIAVKASPLVMIAVGLALCYLANAWNIGAEGQFLIGAVAGSWIAVATQGTDAGPWVLPAMMICAAAAGALYALIPALCKVRFGASEILTSLMLVYVADLLLDYLVRGPWRDPNGFNFPTTAEFDPVATVPLLIEGSRLHIGVLLTLVVVVAVAILLGRTITGFEIRVVGIAPRAARFGGFNADQLVILTFAVSGALAGLAGIIEVAGPVGHLQPGISPGYGFTAIIVAFLGRLNPVGILIAGLFLALTFIGGEQAQIALKIPLDMTKVFQGILLFYVLACDSLILYRIRWITSQRSADGAV; translated from the coding sequence ATGGCGCTGGTGCTTGAGAAGCGCGCCGAGCGCTCCACGCTGGCGGCGCTCACCTCGCCGGCGATCGCGATCGTACTGACGCTCGCGACCATGGCGATCCTGTTCGCCGCCATCGGCAAGAGTCCGTTGGCAGCGCTGTCCGCCTATTTCGTCGAGCCGCTGACCGACAGCTATTCGCTGCAGGAGATCGCGGTCAAAGCCTCGCCGCTGGTGATGATCGCGGTGGGCCTCGCGCTGTGTTATCTCGCCAACGCCTGGAATATCGGCGCCGAGGGCCAGTTCCTGATCGGTGCCGTGGCGGGAAGCTGGATCGCCGTCGCGACCCAGGGCACCGACGCCGGCCCCTGGGTGCTGCCGGCGATGATGATCTGCGCCGCCGCCGCCGGCGCGCTCTATGCGCTGATCCCGGCGCTGTGCAAAGTGCGGTTCGGCGCCAGCGAAATCCTCACCAGCCTGATGCTGGTCTATGTCGCCGACCTGTTGCTGGACTACCTCGTCCGCGGCCCCTGGCGCGATCCCAACGGCTTCAACTTCCCGACCACGGCCGAATTCGATCCGGTCGCAACCGTGCCGCTGCTGATCGAAGGCAGCCGGCTCCATATCGGCGTCCTGCTGACGCTGGTCGTGGTCGTCGCCGTCGCCATCCTGCTCGGGCGCACCATCACCGGCTTCGAGATCCGCGTCGTCGGCATCGCGCCGCGCGCTGCCCGTTTCGGCGGCTTCAATGCCGATCAACTCGTCATCCTGACCTTCGCGGTGTCCGGCGCGCTGGCGGGCCTCGCCGGCATCATCGAGGTCGCAGGACCCGTCGGCCATCTGCAGCCGGGGATTTCGCCGGGCTACGGCTTCACGGCGATCATCGTCGCCTTCCTCGGCCGTCTCAATCCGGTTGGAATACTAATTGCAGGGCTATTCCTCGCGCTGACCTTCATCGGCGGCGAACAGGCCCAGATCGCATTGAAGATCCCTCTCGACATGACCAAGGTATTCCAGGGCATCCTGCTGTTCTACGTGCTCGCCTGCGACTCCCTGATTCTCTACCGGATCCGCTGGATCACGAGCCAGAGGAGCGCCGATGGAGCTGTTTGA
- a CDS encoding ABC transporter permease gives MELFEAILLSVITASTPLLLAAAGELVVERSGVLNLGVEGMMILGAACGFAGAHLTGSTLAGALCGATAGVALAAAFALMTLGLAVNQVATGLALTILGIGLSGLIGAGFVGERIAPAPHLFIPLLTSMPFAGRLLFGQDGFVYVSIALIAGIWLFLYRSRAGLVLRAIGDNHVSAHALGYPVLKIRFLAVLFGGACAGLGGAYLPLAYTPFFVPGMTAGRGWIALALVVFSSWRPIRLVVGAYLFGAVSILQLHAQGAGVGVPSQLMSALPYLATVLVLILISRARSGGSTAPASLGTVFVPDR, from the coding sequence ATGGAGCTGTTTGAGGCCATCCTCCTTTCCGTGATCACGGCATCGACGCCGCTGCTGCTGGCGGCGGCGGGCGAACTCGTGGTCGAGCGCTCCGGCGTGCTCAATCTCGGCGTCGAAGGCATGATGATCCTGGGCGCCGCCTGCGGTTTCGCCGGCGCCCACCTCACCGGCTCGACCCTGGCCGGCGCCCTGTGCGGCGCCACGGCGGGCGTTGCGCTCGCGGCGGCATTCGCGCTGATGACGCTCGGCCTCGCGGTCAACCAGGTGGCCACCGGCCTCGCTTTGACCATCCTCGGCATCGGCCTGTCCGGGCTGATCGGCGCCGGCTTCGTCGGTGAACGCATCGCGCCGGCGCCCCATCTCTTCATCCCGCTGCTCACGAGCATGCCGTTCGCCGGGCGCCTGCTGTTCGGACAGGATGGCTTCGTCTATGTCTCCATTGCCCTGATCGCGGGCATCTGGCTGTTCCTCTATCGCAGCCGCGCCGGCCTCGTGCTGCGGGCGATCGGCGACAACCATGTCTCGGCCCACGCGCTGGGCTATCCGGTGCTGAAGATCCGTTTCCTCGCAGTGCTGTTCGGCGGCGCCTGCGCCGGCCTCGGCGGCGCCTATCTGCCGCTCGCCTATACGCCGTTCTTCGTTCCGGGCATGACCGCCGGCCGCGGCTGGATCGCCCTCGCGCTGGTGGTGTTCTCGTCGTGGCGGCCGATCCGCCTGGTGGTGGGCGCCTATCTGTTCGGCGCGGTCAGCATCCTGCAACTGCACGCCCAGGGCGCCGGCGTCGGCGTGCCCTCCCAGCTGATGTCGGCGCTGCCCTATCTCGCCACCGTGCTCGTGCTGATCCTGATCTCGCGCGCGCGCAGCGGCGGCTCGACGGCGCCGGCCTCGCTCGGCACCGTCTTCGTGCCGGATCGCTAG
- a CDS encoding BMP family ABC transporter substrate-binding protein has protein sequence MRKTLFAAAVVLAGGLQAATASDKLKVGFVYLGPVGDFGWTYQHEVGHQELVKALGDEIETTYLENVNEGPDSERAIEQLVRAGNKLIFTTSFGYMDPTLKVAKKYPNVHFEHATGFKRDKNMATYSARWYQGRYIQGQIAARMSKKGVIGYIGSFPIPEVVSGINATLLGAQSINPNIKFKIIWANSWFDPGKEADAAKALLDQGADIITQHTDSPAAVQIASERGAMAFGQDSDMIKFGPKTQLTAIVDNWAPYYIERIKSQLDGSWKAGDTWGGLDSKMFVMAPYTNMPDDVKKQAEDTEAALAKGTLHPFKCPLAAQDGKALECKDGDHLADGQILSMNYYLKGIDDKLPGK, from the coding sequence ATGCGTAAAACCCTGTTTGCCGCGGCCGTCGTGCTCGCCGGCGGATTGCAGGCGGCGACCGCGTCCGACAAGCTGAAGGTCGGCTTCGTCTATCTCGGTCCGGTCGGCGACTTCGGCTGGACCTATCAGCACGAGGTGGGACACCAGGAACTCGTCAAGGCGCTCGGCGACGAGATCGAGACCACCTATCTCGAAAACGTCAATGAAGGGCCGGATTCCGAGCGCGCCATCGAACAGCTGGTCCGTGCCGGCAACAAGCTGATCTTCACCACCTCCTTCGGCTACATGGACCCGACCCTGAAGGTCGCGAAGAAATATCCGAACGTGCATTTCGAGCACGCCACCGGCTTCAAGCGCGACAAGAACATGGCGACCTATTCGGCGCGCTGGTACCAGGGCCGCTACATCCAGGGCCAGATCGCGGCCAGGATGTCGAAGAAGGGCGTGATCGGCTATATCGGCTCGTTCCCGATCCCCGAAGTGGTGTCGGGCATCAACGCAACGCTGCTCGGCGCCCAGAGCATCAATCCGAACATCAAGTTCAAGATCATCTGGGCGAATTCCTGGTTCGATCCCGGCAAGGAAGCCGACGCGGCCAAGGCGCTGCTCGATCAGGGGGCCGACATCATCACCCAGCATACCGACAGCCCGGCGGCGGTGCAGATCGCCTCGGAGCGCGGCGCCATGGCCTTCGGCCAGGATTCGGACATGATCAAGTTCGGCCCGAAGACCCAACTCACCGCCATCGTCGACAACTGGGCGCCCTATTACATCGAGCGCATCAAGTCGCAGCTCGACGGCAGCTGGAAGGCCGGCGACACCTGGGGCGGCCTCGACAGCAAGATGTTCGTGATGGCGCCCTATACCAACATGCCCGACGACGTGAAGAAGCAGGCCGAGGACACCGAGGCCGCGCTCGCCAAGGGCACGCTGCATCCGTTCAAGTGCCCGCTCGCCGCCCAGGACGGCAAGGCGCTCGAATGCAAGGACGGCGACCATCTCGCCGACGGCCAGATCCTGAGCATGAACTACTACCTCAAGGGAATCGACGACAAGCTGCCGGGCAAGTGA
- a CDS encoding APC family permease yields MSSSEATPARQERLSKNSVGLAHIVFFVVAAAAPLTAVVGASPAAFAFGNGAGVPGAFVIVGLLYLLFSVGFTAMSRHVGGTGAFYTYIASGIGKEAGVAAALIALVTYTSVQIAIYALFGVFLSGALAPLGLVVPWWVCAYVALVVVLICGQRNIAFSGTILGVCMLAEIAILLFLDLGILAAGPHPEGIGLTSFAPPTVLSTGLGVALVFVIGSFIGFEATAIFGEEAKDPEKTIPRATYVAVLLIAAFYAFSTWAIVQFYGPGNVQETAKAGLETLYFRAADAVLGPWASTVINILLITSLFACVLSFHNTINRYFFALGREGLASRRLGKVHDRHGSPYVAGYLQTAIAAAMIALFVLLNSDPYSVVFAWMSALTVIGILAVQSIVCVAIILYFRKTANLHGAWTTTVAPALACLCLMVMLFLVISNLSLLAGSESWIVRSFPLIIVAVGLLGVALATQIRRSRPQLYENLGRVFGS; encoded by the coding sequence ATGTCGTCTAGCGAAGCTACGCCAGCCCGGCAGGAGCGTCTGTCCAAGAATTCGGTCGGTCTGGCGCACATCGTCTTCTTCGTCGTCGCCGCCGCGGCTCCGCTGACCGCTGTAGTTGGCGCCTCGCCTGCAGCCTTCGCCTTTGGCAACGGCGCCGGTGTCCCGGGGGCATTCGTTATTGTAGGCTTGCTTTACCTGCTCTTCTCGGTGGGCTTCACTGCGATGAGCCGGCATGTCGGCGGCACTGGCGCATTCTATACCTACATCGCCTCGGGGATCGGTAAGGAAGCGGGGGTCGCGGCCGCCTTGATCGCGCTCGTCACCTACACTTCCGTGCAGATCGCGATCTATGCCTTGTTCGGCGTATTTCTATCGGGTGCGCTGGCGCCGTTGGGGCTCGTCGTGCCCTGGTGGGTATGTGCCTATGTGGCGCTCGTCGTGGTGTTGATTTGCGGACAGCGCAACATCGCGTTCTCCGGCACCATCCTGGGGGTGTGCATGCTGGCGGAGATTGCGATCCTGCTGTTCCTCGACCTCGGAATCCTGGCTGCCGGCCCACACCCCGAAGGCATTGGGTTGACGTCGTTCGCGCCACCCACCGTTCTCTCAACCGGCCTTGGGGTTGCTCTGGTCTTCGTGATCGGCTCGTTCATTGGCTTCGAGGCGACAGCGATTTTCGGCGAGGAGGCGAAAGATCCCGAGAAGACGATCCCGCGGGCGACCTATGTCGCGGTGCTGTTGATTGCAGCCTTCTACGCCTTTTCGACTTGGGCCATCGTCCAGTTCTATGGGCCGGGGAATGTGCAAGAGACGGCGAAGGCCGGGCTCGAGACCCTCTATTTCAGGGCTGCCGACGCTGTTCTTGGCCCATGGGCGAGCACGGTAATCAACATCCTGCTGATCACCAGTCTTTTTGCTTGCGTGCTCTCCTTCCACAACACGATCAACCGCTATTTCTTCGCATTGGGGCGGGAAGGGCTGGCCAGCCGGCGACTGGGTAAAGTTCACGACAGACACGGCTCCCCCTATGTGGCCGGTTATCTTCAAACTGCAATCGCGGCGGCCATGATCGCACTATTCGTGCTCCTCAATTCCGATCCCTATTCCGTCGTCTTCGCCTGGATGTCCGCTCTGACGGTGATCGGCATTCTGGCGGTTCAGTCCATCGTCTGTGTCGCGATCATCCTCTATTTCCGAAAGACAGCTAACTTGCACGGAGCCTGGACGACGACCGTTGCGCCGGCGCTTGCATGTCTCTGCCTCATGGTGATGCTGTTCCTGGTGATCTCGAACCTGTCGCTTTTGGCGGGCAGCGAGAGTTGGATCGTGCGGTCCTTCCCCCTTATCATTGTGGCGGTCGGACTCCTGGGCGTGGCGCTCGCCACCCAAATTCGCCGCAGTCGCCCGCAACTCTACGAAAACCTCGGACGAGTCTTCGGCTCGTGA
- a CDS encoding aldehyde dehydrogenase, protein MFIASPETPVLELATGVRSFVASEIRMIVGAERPLAAGRQTLAVFDPSTGAAITSVPRSGPEDVDAAVRAAKQALAGEWSRRLPAQRQRVMLKLADLLEENGEELAQLETVNNGKSVMLSRLVEVTSSAEYIRYMAGWATKIEGSTLDVSIPVPPGARYQAFTRKEPVGVVGAITPWNFPLNMACWKIAPALACGCTVVLKPAEETPLTVIRLAELCLEAGIPAGVVNVVTGTGEEAGAALTAHPDVNKIAFTGSTEVGRIIGIQAMRDMKRVTLELGGKAPMIMFDDMDLDQLAVAAGVGIFFNTGQTCCAGTRIYAQKGVYDRVVETLAAIAGSLSIGSGLDPANQINPVVSAKHQAHIRACVDQCIEQGARPLLDQKAHDGPGFYVQPQIFTDVQQGMSIMQDEVFGPVVTITPFSDPEEAIRLANDTRFGLGASIWTTNLNKMLRYVPRIQAETVWVNAHNLPDQNMPFGGLKRSGIGREHGRAALDNFLETKSVCIAVG, encoded by the coding sequence ATGTTCATCGCATCCCCGGAGACGCCGGTATTGGAACTCGCCACCGGGGTCCGGTCCTTTGTTGCCTCCGAGATCAGGATGATCGTGGGGGCCGAGCGTCCACTTGCCGCGGGTAGGCAAACGCTTGCCGTGTTCGACCCGTCAACTGGAGCCGCGATCACGTCTGTTCCACGCAGCGGGCCCGAAGATGTAGATGCGGCGGTGCGGGCCGCCAAACAGGCGCTGGCCGGTGAATGGTCGCGGCGGCTTCCCGCGCAGAGGCAGCGCGTGATGCTGAAGCTTGCCGACCTCCTGGAGGAGAACGGCGAAGAGCTGGCACAGCTTGAGACCGTCAACAATGGCAAGTCGGTGATGCTCTCTCGGCTTGTCGAGGTGACGTCGTCTGCGGAATACATTCGCTACATGGCTGGCTGGGCGACGAAGATCGAAGGTTCGACGCTTGATGTTTCCATTCCGGTCCCGCCTGGGGCTCGCTATCAGGCTTTCACACGCAAGGAGCCCGTCGGTGTCGTCGGGGCGATCACTCCCTGGAATTTCCCGCTCAACATGGCGTGCTGGAAGATTGCGCCGGCGCTGGCCTGCGGCTGTACCGTGGTGTTGAAGCCGGCCGAAGAGACGCCGCTGACCGTAATCCGCCTGGCCGAGCTGTGTCTTGAAGCTGGAATTCCCGCGGGCGTCGTCAATGTCGTGACGGGAACGGGCGAGGAAGCGGGCGCGGCGCTTACGGCCCACCCGGATGTCAACAAGATCGCCTTTACCGGCTCGACCGAGGTCGGAAGAATTATCGGCATCCAGGCCATGCGAGACATGAAGCGCGTGACCCTTGAGCTCGGGGGCAAAGCGCCGATGATCATGTTCGACGACATGGACCTCGATCAACTCGCCGTCGCCGCAGGGGTGGGAATCTTTTTCAACACGGGTCAGACCTGCTGTGCCGGCACCCGCATCTATGCGCAGAAAGGGGTGTATGATCGTGTCGTCGAGACCCTCGCAGCAATCGCTGGTTCGCTATCGATCGGTTCTGGCCTCGACCCGGCAAACCAGATCAATCCGGTCGTGTCGGCCAAGCATCAGGCGCACATCCGTGCGTGCGTCGACCAATGCATCGAGCAGGGGGCTCGGCCGCTGCTTGACCAGAAAGCGCACGACGGACCCGGATTCTACGTGCAACCGCAGATATTCACCGATGTTCAGCAGGGCATGTCGATCATGCAGGACGAGGTGTTCGGCCCTGTCGTCACGATCACTCCGTTCTCCGATCCCGAGGAGGCGATCCGCCTCGCCAATGACACCCGCTTCGGCCTTGGTGCATCCATCTGGACGACCAATCTCAACAAGATGCTGCGTTACGTCCCGCGGATCCAGGCTGAGACTGTTTGGGTCAACGCCCACAACCTGCCTGATCAGAACATGCCGTTCGGTGGCCTCAAGCGGTCGGGCATTGGCCGCGAGCATGGACGGGCAGCGCTCGACAATTTTCTAGAGACCAAATCCGTCTGCATCGCCGTCGGATGA
- a CDS encoding IS256 family transposase: MRTKPDATAMVEAAWQTVGESFEHFCLTAGIATLAGMMEEDAERLCGPRHGRSKDKDGHRWGRPTGRLDFHGGTVQVERPRVRRRGGGEMALPSWETARAEGWLSRWAMNLMVLNVSTRRFGRAGRLPEGDAPAERGDSRSKSAVSRRFVELSAARMTEWMSSDLSRLDLLAIQIDGLHITEELVLVAAVGIDSDGGKHPLAVVEGATENAATVQALLDNLSGRGLDPTICRLFIVDGAKALTKAIRQTFGRHTPTQRCQIHKARNIVERLPKHLHAPVRKALRHAGDIDDAARAEQLIKNLARRLEREAPGVAASIFEGLDEILTVTRLGLPPQLRRSLACTNVIENMNGTIRRVCGNVKRWRDASMALRWTAAGMIEAAKGFRRLKAWKQLPVLKVALKAIQARHALEQQKKAA; this comes from the coding sequence ATGAGAACGAAGCCTGATGCGACCGCGATGGTGGAAGCGGCCTGGCAAACGGTTGGGGAAAGTTTCGAGCATTTCTGCCTGACAGCCGGCATCGCCACGCTTGCCGGGATGATGGAGGAAGACGCCGAACGGCTTTGCGGGCCACGGCATGGCCGATCAAAGGACAAGGACGGCCATCGGTGGGGACGACCGACAGGCCGGCTGGACTTTCATGGGGGAACGGTCCAGGTCGAGCGGCCCCGCGTGCGTCGGCGCGGCGGCGGGGAGATGGCACTGCCGAGTTGGGAAACCGCCCGGGCAGAAGGGTGGCTCAGCCGATGGGCGATGAACCTGATGGTGCTGAACGTGTCGACGCGCCGGTTCGGGCGCGCGGGGCGTCTGCCGGAAGGCGACGCTCCGGCAGAGCGGGGCGACAGCCGCTCCAAGTCGGCCGTGTCGCGCCGGTTCGTCGAGCTGTCGGCGGCGCGGATGACGGAATGGATGTCCTCTGACCTGTCGCGGCTCGACCTGCTCGCGATCCAGATCGACGGGCTGCACATCACCGAGGAGCTGGTTCTGGTCGCCGCGGTGGGGATCGACAGCGACGGCGGCAAGCATCCGCTGGCGGTTGTCGAGGGCGCCACGGAAAATGCCGCGACGGTGCAGGCGCTTCTCGACAACCTGAGCGGCCGCGGCCTCGACCCCACGATCTGCCGGCTGTTCATCGTCGATGGCGCAAAGGCGCTGACCAAGGCGATCCGCCAAACCTTTGGCCGCCACACGCCGACCCAGCGCTGTCAAATTCACAAGGCCCGCAACATCGTCGAGCGCCTGCCGAAGCATCTGCATGCGCCAGTCCGAAAGGCGCTGCGCCATGCCGGGGACATCGACGACGCGGCGCGCGCCGAGCAACTGATCAAGAACCTGGCCCGGCGCCTGGAGCGTGAAGCGCCGGGCGTCGCGGCCAGCATCTTCGAGGGGCTCGACGAAATCCTCACGGTCACGCGGCTCGGCCTGCCGCCGCAGCTCAGACGATCACTGGCATGCACGAACGTCATCGAGAACATGAACGGCACGATCAGGCGTGTGTGCGGCAACGTCAAGCGATGGCGCGACGCGAGCATGGCTCTGCGTTGGACGGCCGCAGGGATGATCGAAGCGGCCAAGGGCTTCAGGCGGCTGAAGGCGTGGAAGCAATTGCCAGTCCTGAAGGTCGCGCTCAAAGCCATTCAAGCGCGTCACGCTCTTGAGCAGCAGAAGAAGGCCGCCTAA
- a CDS encoding aminotransferase class III-fold pyridoxal phosphate-dependent enzyme: MTQRAGRAKAACAAFHARPAAGWPEPKWDGGEYTPLQHPVFHHLDGAKAEKTMIQGNHNFIREENTRHQFHPMIHPLLSRQQPPQIIASGDGVFVTDIDGKTYIDGIGGLWNVNVGHNRKEIKDAIIAQMDRISYYSSFAGTTTGPSIELSAKIVEMSAEEDMDKVLFSANGSDAVETALKLARQYWKLSGEPLRTKFISLKQGYHGVHFGGMSVNGSTYYRAPYEPLLDGCFQIDSPWPYRNVWSEDPETLADIVIKLLEREIVHQGPHTVAAFIAEPVQGAGGVIVPPPSFWPRLREVLDRYQVLLISDEVVTGFGRTGSMFGARGWGVKPDIMCLAKGLSAGYIPLGATVLNKRVASAWYKDVTPEGFIMHGYTATGHPLGCAAGLAALEIVEREDLPGNAAVQGKRLLDGLQHIPGLSRIAGEVRGKGLMVGIDLVADKKTRVPLEPQTGLAEQVAAFAREEGVIVRPAGAAIILSPPLVIQAEHVDNIIDALTAAFKRVETLT, translated from the coding sequence GTGACACAGCGCGCCGGCCGCGCTAAAGCGGCTTGCGCTGCTTTCCACGCGCGTCCTGCCGCGGGATGGCCCGAGCCGAAATGGGATGGAGGAGAGTACACCCCGCTCCAACATCCCGTTTTCCATCATCTGGACGGGGCAAAGGCGGAAAAGACCATGATTCAAGGCAATCACAACTTCATTCGAGAAGAAAACACCAGGCATCAGTTTCATCCGATGATCCATCCGTTGCTGTCGCGTCAGCAGCCGCCCCAAATCATCGCTAGCGGAGATGGAGTGTTTGTCACCGATATCGACGGTAAGACATACATCGACGGCATTGGCGGTCTGTGGAACGTGAATGTCGGTCACAACCGCAAGGAAATAAAAGACGCGATCATCGCCCAGATGGACCGTATTAGCTATTATTCGTCATTCGCGGGGACGACAACCGGCCCCTCGATCGAGCTATCGGCGAAAATCGTCGAGATGTCGGCCGAGGAGGATATGGATAAGGTGCTGTTCTCGGCGAACGGCTCTGACGCGGTCGAGACGGCGCTCAAGCTGGCACGGCAATACTGGAAGCTTTCCGGCGAGCCGCTTCGTACGAAGTTCATTTCGTTGAAGCAGGGCTATCACGGCGTGCACTTCGGCGGAATGTCGGTCAATGGTAGCACATACTATCGAGCGCCGTACGAGCCGCTCCTCGACGGTTGTTTCCAGATCGACTCACCGTGGCCGTATCGCAATGTCTGGTCGGAAGATCCGGAGACGCTGGCAGACATTGTGATCAAACTGCTGGAGCGTGAGATCGTTCACCAGGGACCGCATACAGTCGCAGCGTTCATCGCGGAACCGGTGCAGGGCGCCGGTGGGGTCATCGTTCCGCCGCCAAGCTTCTGGCCCAGACTACGCGAGGTGCTTGATCGATACCAGGTCCTGCTGATCTCGGACGAGGTGGTCACGGGCTTCGGGCGCACGGGATCGATGTTCGGCGCTCGCGGTTGGGGCGTGAAGCCTGACATCATGTGCCTCGCGAAGGGGCTGTCGGCGGGCTACATTCCGCTGGGTGCAACCGTACTCAACAAACGGGTGGCGTCGGCCTGGTACAAGGACGTTACCCCGGAAGGCTTCATTATGCATGGCTATACGGCGACCGGGCATCCGCTTGGGTGCGCGGCCGGGCTCGCGGCCCTCGAAATCGTCGAGCGCGAAGACTTGCCTGGGAACGCCGCCGTGCAGGGCAAACGTCTCCTCGATGGACTGCAGCATATTCCCGGCCTGTCGCGCATCGCTGGTGAAGTACGCGGCAAGGGCCTGATGGTCGGCATTGATCTCGTCGCCGACAAGAAGACTCGCGTCCCGCTGGAGCCGCAGACGGGACTCGCTGAACAAGTCGCGGCCTTCGCGCGGGAGGAAGGCGTCATCGTGCGTCCGGCCGGGGCAGCCATCATCTTATCGCCGCCGCTCGTGATTCAAGCCGAGCATGTTGACAACATTATCGATGCTCTGACAGCGGCGTTCAAGCGTGTGGAAACGCTGACTTAG